The proteins below come from a single Melitaea cinxia chromosome 9, ilMelCinx1.1, whole genome shotgun sequence genomic window:
- the LOC123656752 gene encoding multiple inositol polyphosphate phosphatase 1-like produces the protein MTFYDLCRNYRLYSTNKRDAWCALFTDDELQILEYIEDLKIYFKNGHGHPINGLLGASALKDLYVNFQAATSSDHKSFVGYFSHGTMIDMIYTAMGLYYDYPGISGMERIKNRKWRTSFLTPFAANFVAVLHRCRKVSRYSYRIQFFLNEKELHLCDGRVCSWNSFKEKFEQFANASIEFCDELTDFYYV, from the exons ATGACTTTCTACGATCTCTGTCGAAATTATCGACTTTATTCAACGAATAAGAGAGATGCCTGGTGTGCATTGTTCACTGACGATGAACTACAGATTTTGGAGTATATTGAAGAtctcaaaatttatttcaa aaacgGTCACGGACATCCCATCAACGGGTTGCTCGGCGCGTCAGCTCTCAAAGATCTTTATGTAAATTTTCAAGCAGCGACATCTAGTGACCACAAATCATTCGTCGGCTACTTCTCTCATGGCACCATGATAGATATGATTTACACGGCCATGGGGCTTTACTATGATTACCCAGGAATCTCTGGTATGGAAAGGATCAAAAATAGGAAGTGGCGAACTAGTTTCTTGACACCGTTTGCAGCTAATTTTGTCGCGGTGCTACACAG ATGTAGAAAGGTGTCAAGGTATTCGTACAGGATACAGTTCTTCTTAAATGAAAAAGAGCTTCATCTTTGCGACGGCCGTGTCTGCAGTTGGAACAGCTTTAAAGAAAAATTCGAACAATTTGCTAACGCCAGTATCGAATTCTGTGATGAATTGAcagatttttattatgtttaa
- the LOC123656175 gene encoding multiple inositol polyphosphate phosphatase 1-like — MFGKVVFIIFFNVVLCKDCYWNSRPYELFSTKTPYVTVRGDLRDEKLPEIDNCQPISLWSLHRHGNRSPGRQVTEDINELQKNIINAIKNEFENSRTRLLSTNCFQDIEDLLNWKWNATLETSPNYLTGVGYEEIYELGKRVNQRFTTLLSGDYDKFYFRPTNEQRTITSAIAFVHGLMYETNISLYENIDGPWKEDNVIRPYEHCIKYQEEVFSGQKIVDELAAYDTSPEVLAVRDRAQMHLGTAYQLTVSDTYNLYELCRFYRSWTTNLRSPWCSFFTNNDLEVLEYRDDVRHYYRNGYGSQINVNLGAAPLKNLYEHFKAVTQGNGKNIVSYFSHDTIFEMVLSALGLYKDIKPLRGSLRNTSRLWRTSEIAAFSTNLIAVLFKCQEEGTETHRVQFLINEKPTSLCPAEGCTWAQFVDRFQVFTNSTTEFCQYEDINIHLPNKSGAVSLLFMNILTLLSILLIK; from the exons ATGTTTGGAAAAGTGgtgttcataatattttttaatgtagtgCTTTGTAAGGATTGTTACTGGAACTCGCGTCCTTATGAATTATTTTCTACTAAAACCCCATATGTTACTGTAAGAGGTGACTTGAGGGATGAGAAATTGCCTG AAATTGATA ATTGCCAACCGATAAGCCTTTGGTCGCTCCACCGGCACGGTAACAGGAGCCCGGGCCGGCAAGTAACAGAGGATATCAATGAACTgcaaaagaatattattaatgcaattaaaaatgaattcgAAAACAGTCGAACTCGACTACTCAGCACGAACTGTTTTCAG gacATAGAAGATCTTCTAAATTGGAAATGGAACGCTACATTAGAAACTTCACCAAACTACCTCACAGGCGTCGGCTATGAGGAAATTTATGAACTAGGTAAAAGAGTGAACCAAAGGTTCACAACACTACTATCAGGAGACTAtgataagttttactttagacCGACTAATGAACAGAGGACTATCACCAGCGCTATCGCCTTCGTGCATGGATTAATGTATGAAACAAACATCAGTCTGTATGAGAACATTGATGGGCCGTGGAAGGAGGATAATGTGATTCGG CCTTACGAACACTGTATCAAGTATCAAGAGGAAGTCTTTTCAGGGCAGAAAATTGTTGACGAACTTGCTGCATACGACACTAGTCCAGAAGTCTTAGCT GTCAGAGACAGAGCTCAAATGCATTTGGGTACTGCCTATCAATTGACAGTGAGTGACACATACAATTTGTATGAGCTGTGCCGATTCTACCGATCCTGGACTACTAACCTTCGATCTCCGTGGTGCTCGTTCTTCACTAATAATGATTTAGAAGTTCTAGAGTACAGGGATGACGTCCGTCATTACTACCGAAATGGATATGGATCGCAG ataaacgTCAACCTGGGAGCTGCACCTTTAAAGAACTTATATGAACACTTCAAGGCTGTGACTCAGGGCAATGGAAAGAATATCGTTTCATATTTTTCACATGATACCATCTTCGAAATGGTCCTCAGTGCCCTTGGATTGTACAAGGACATAAAACCGCTTCGAGGATCACTAAGAAATACAAGCCGCTTATGGAGGACTAGTGAAATTGCTGCTTTTTCTACGAATCTAATTGCAGTTTTGTtcaa GTGTCAGGAAGAAGGAACAGAGACACACCGTGTTCAATTTCTGATTAATGAAAAGCCTACATCCCTCTGTCCAGCAGAGGGCTGTACTTGGGCGCAGTTTGTTGATCGCTTCCAAGTCTTTACTAATTCTACAACAGAATTTTGTCAGTATGAAGACATTAATATTCATTTGCCAAATAAAAGTGGCGCTGTCAGTCTCTTATTTATGAACATTTTAACGTTATTATCAATATTACTTATtaagtga
- the LOC123656176 gene encoding uncharacterized protein LOC123656176: protein MGFLIENTNFSIRLSLTVLRLAGFWSPDGLKHRFLYNCYGFGIFMFFLGTYLIIQIVDLYLIWGNLPLMTGTAFVLFTNMAHATKIMNILVRRNRIQKIINDADNVLKGVKSAEGMEIVRSCDRETKLQQLMFFFITLITTIGWASSAEKNELPLRAWYPYDTRKSPAYQLTYCHQILALFLAASLNISKDTLVTAMIAQCRCRLRLVGLDLRNLCNDDHIIGETSLDISLKPSPKTLVLTPDQEERVRIRLRECAAQHQRTLEAAVDLQNCFSEPTFGQFAVSLVIICVTAFQLVSQTSNLVRLISMGTYLLNMMFQVFIYCYQGHHLSTESEEVAVAAYNFPWYSCSVLVRRSIIIMMERCRRTAKITAGGFTTLSLASFMAIIKTSYSMFTLLQRVNERNYMRHLTNVNLSLRITLIVLMVAGVWGPNYKGFKKRLYNVYTFISIMIIVGVYIVIQFVDLVLVWGKLNLMTATLFLLFTNVSLLTKIVNAICKKEIIRIVLQEAHDELSNEQREVGKEIVKSCDVETTKQLMLYTALSYITILAFASSTEKNQLPLRAWYPYDTSKTPAYQLTYAHQSIALSCAAAINICLDTLVTSLISQCRCRLRLISLSLRTLCDDLEISYKGMMTDASSRTVNQRLRNCVLHHQAVLAQTKVLQSCFKIPIFIQFSVSMIIICVTAYQLAVDTSNFGRIIAVVVYLLVMMLQVFFYCYHGSELVDESEGVSRAAYECPWYTFSVPTRRSLLMIMTRTRLVARLTAAGIMELSLSLFMSLIKASYSFFTVLQQVEES from the exons ATGGGATTCTTAATAGAGAATACAAATTTTTCCATTCGTTTATCTCTAACGGTTCTCAGGCTGGCGGGGTTTTGGTCCCCTGATGGTTTGAAGCATCGTTTCCTTTACAATTGCTATGGATTCGGTATCTTCATGTTTTTCTTGG GTACATATTTGATAATTCAAATAGTTGATCTTTACTTAATTTGGGGTAACTTACCCCTTATGACGGGAACAGCGTTTGTGCTGTTCACCAATATGGCACACGCAACCAAGATTATGAATATTCTGGTCAGAAGAAACAGAATTCAGAAGATCATCAATGATGCTGATAATGTCTTAAAGGGGGTAAAGAGTGCTGAAGGAATGGAAATCGTTAGGAG ctgcGATCGCGAGACAAAACTGCAGCAATTAATGTTCTTTTTCATAACCCTTATAACTACTATTGGATGGGCGAGCAGCGCGGAGAAAAACGAACTGCCTTTACGAGCGTG GTACCCATATGATACAAGAAAGTCACCAGCATATCAACTGACTTACTGCCATCAGATATTAGCTTTATTCTTGGCTGCCTCCTTGAATATCAGTAAGGATACCCTTGTGACGGCGATGATCGCTCAGTGCAGGTGTCGCTTACGTCTTGTGGGGTTAGATTTGAGGAATTTGTGTAACGATGATCACATAATTGGG GAAACATCACTGGATATATCCTTGAAACCCTCACCCAAAACCCTCGTCCTGACACCAGATCAAGAGGAAAGAGTGAGGATCCGTCTCCGGGAATGCGCGGCGCAACATCAGAGAACCCTGGAGGCAGCTGTAGATCTGCAGAACTGCTTTTCAGAACCGACTTTTGGACAGTTCGCCGTGTCACTCGTTATTATATGCGTCACTGCGTTTCAACTTGTttct cAAACCAGTAATCTCGTTCGCCTCATCTCTATGGGCACGTATCTACTTAACATGATGTTCCAAGTATTTATTTACTGCTATCAAGGTCATCACCTCTCTACGGAG agTGAAGAGGTCGCTGTAGCCGCTTACAACTTCCCGTGGTACTCGTGTAGCGTGCTTGTGCGTCGATCAATCATAATAATGATGGAGAGGTGCCGCCGCACCGCCAAGATCACGGCTGGCGGGTTCACTACTCTGTCTTTAGCATCGTTTATGGCT ATTATAAAAACATCATACTCGATGTTCACTTTGCTACAGCGAGTGaatgaaagaaatta CATGAGACATTTAACTAACGTCAATCTGTCGCTGAGAATAACGTTAATAGTTCTGATGGTGGCCGGTGTGTGGGGCCCGAATTATAAAGGATTCAAGAAACGTCTCTATaatgtttatacatttatttcaataatgatAATTGTTG GTGTCTACATCGTCATACAATTCGTAGACCTAGTTCTAGTTTGGGGCAAATTGAATCTGATGACCGCTACCCTCTTTCTTCTATTCACTAACGTTTCCCTGCTAACAAAG ATAGTAAATGCGATATGTAAGAAGGAGATAATTCGAATAGTCTTGCAAGAGGCGCATGATGAACTATCAAATGAGCAAAGGGAGGTGGGGAAAGAGATTGTCAAAAG CTGTGACGTCGAGACAACCAAACAGCTTATGCTATACACAGCGCTGTCGTATATTACAATATTAGCATTTGCTTCAAGCACTGAGAAAAATCAACTGCCACTACGAGCGTG gtaCCCATATGACACCTCGAAGACACCGGCTTATCAGTTAACCTACGCACATCAG AGTATAGCGTTATCATGTGCGGCTGCAATCAATATATGTCTGGATACACTCGTCACTTCCTTGATATCTCAGTGTCGCTGTCGTTTGAGGCTGATCTCATTGTCGCTAAGAACGCTTTGTGATGACTTGGAGATATCATATAAG ggGATGATGACTGATGCGAGCAGTAGGACCGTCAACCAGCGTCTCCGAAACTGCGTTCTTCATCACCAAGCAGTGCTGGCACAGACCAAAGTTCTACAGAGTTGCTTCAAAATACCaatttttatacagttttcTGTATCTATGATCATTATTTGTGTGACAGCTTATCAGCTCGcggtt GATACCTCGAACTTTGGTCGCATCATTGCCGTGGTCGTATATTTACTTGTCATGATGCTGcaagttttcttttattgttaccATGGAAGCGAACTAGTTGATGAg AGTGAAGGTGTATCAAGAGCAGCTTACGAGTGTCCGTGGTATACTTTTTCTGTGCCCACGCGTCGCTCGCTTCTCATGATAATGACGAGGACAAGATTAGTGGCTCGTCTCACCGCCGCTGGTATCATGGAACTGTCATTGTCATTATTTATGTCT cTAATAAAAGCGTCGTACTCGTTCTTTACGGTTCTGCAACAAGTGGAAGaatcttaa